The Osmerus eperlanus chromosome 7, fOsmEpe2.1, whole genome shotgun sequence genome includes a region encoding these proteins:
- the pnisr gene encoding arginine/serine-rich protein PNISR isoform X1 — protein MISLPRLLDRNHSEHSKMWDQGGQPWPQWPLSQQQWMQTFQHQQDPGQVDWAALAQAWIAQKDSTGPAVDPANLQPNGQEPPGLDPTPPSNHGPFQADPTFGRMWQPEWSMHSQPPPPPPEQAWMPPGTGPMDVVAPSEDSNSQDSLEFSSDGPHGAYPPNSHGYGAQPDCYATAPMAMNQFDYQHGAAGNYGPTPPGFHPPYWQGPPQGRRDRPPGFRDRQRSPIQLPVKQDNAAALDAVKRRTLPAWIREGLEKMDREKQKKLEKDRMEKERAKMAKEEGKTGGPPEEEGDPRIPRKSKFDSDDEEGDEEEAGEVEERGPAKNDARSRSPSPAQEGLSEPEMTDEERDFQLMVLTKTLLTEILLEVTNEEIQHVARDTHRKATKAPAKQLAQSSALASLTGLSGLGDYGSEESEDEEPPSARASESSDTDEEELHLRIQEKQDAFRRKERELQAQLERQAQEAAIAREMALDRVSRERAEYVEGQLDSLQKQEVREREAEPALERRRSRSEQEASEVRGAGRGGKRAGTVSPSNGRSSSSHSSSSRSSSRSSSHSSSSASSRSSSRSSSPRRKRRRSSRSSSHRGSRHSGSRHRHGDKAQERRRDRSERSSSRERRASRGRKSRSEDRASRSRERDRGKEREKEREREKEREKEREREKEREREKERKRSRERRDSYSSKHKQKASSKDRERRKDRSRSQDKDKKKKEKEKESDRKKDKQKAREKERDVVVEESNGKSRRRRESEQAEAPSDRAPRQESRASKKGSAKPSKRHSDSEASRSSPELSKEKKSRKSKRSRSRSTERSHRSGKKASRKHKSKSRSRSRSPSRRRR, from the exons ATGATATCTCTACCCAGGTTGTTAGATAGGAACCACAGTGAGCACAGCAAGATGTGGGACCAGGGTGGTCAGCCCTGGCCGCAATGGCCGCTGAGCCAGCAGCAGTGGATGCAGACTTTCCAGCACCAGCAGGACCCAG GCCAGGTAGACTGGGCCGCGCTAGCCCAAGCCTGGATCGCCCAGAAGGACTCTACAGGCCCGGCCGTGGACCCGGCAAACCTCCAGCCCAATGGCCAGGAGCCTCCTGGATTGGACCCAACACCCCCCAGCAACCATGGGCCCTTCCAGGCCGACCCTACCTTCGGCCGGATGTGGCAGCCTG aatgGAGCATGCAtagccagcccccccctccacccccagagcAGGCCTGGATGCCCCCAGGGACGGGACCTATGGATGTGGTGGCGCCCTCGGAGGACAGCAACAGCCAGGACAGCCTGGAATTCAGCTCCGACGGTCCCCACGGGGCCTACCCCCCGAACAGCCATGGGTATGGGGCTCAGCCCGACTGCTACGCCACGGCCCCCATGGCCATGAACCAGTTTGATTATCAG catgGAGCAGCGGGCAACTATGGCCCCACCCCGCCAGGCTTCCACCCCCCCTACTGGCAGGGCCCCCCCCAGGGCAGGCGAGACAGACCCCCGGGCTTCAGGGACCGCCAGAGGTCCCCCATCCAGCTGCCTGTTAAGCAGGACAATGCTGCTGCTCTGG ACGCGGTGAAGAGGCGCACGTTGCCGGCGTGGATCCGCGAGGGCCTGGAGAAGATGGACCGGGAGAAGCAGAAGAAGCTGGAGAAGGATcgcatggagaaggagagggccaAGATGgccaaggaggaggggaagacaggCGGGCcgccggaggaggagggagaccccCGCATCCCCCGCAAGAGCAAATTC GACAGCGACGATGAGGAGGGCGACGAGGAAGAGGCCGGGGAGGTCGAGGAGAGAGGCCCCGCAAAGAACGATGCGAGGAGCCgtagcccctcccctgcccaggAAGGCCTCAGCGAACCAGAGATGACCGATGAAGAGCGAGACTTCCAATTG ATGGTCCTGACCAAGACCCTGCTGACGGAGATCCTGCTGGAGGTCACCAACGAGGAGATCCAGCACGTGGCCAGAGACACGCACCGCAAAGCCACCAAAG CTCCTGCCAAACAGCTGGCACAGTCAAGCGCACTGGCTTCTCTGACTGGCCTGA GCGGACTGGGGGACTACGGctcggaggagagcgaggacgaGGAGCCGCCCAGCGCCCGGGCCTCCGAGTCGTCGGACACGGACGAGGAGGAGCTGCACCTGCgcatccaggagaagcaggacgcCTTCCGCCGCAAGGAGAGGGAGCTGCAGGCCCAGCTGGAGAGGCAGGCGCAGGAGGCCGCCATAGCCCGGG AAATGGCTTTGGACAgagtgagcagagagagggctgagtATGTGGAGGGCCAGCTAGACAGTCTGCAAAAACAGGaagtcagggagagggaggcggagcCCGCGCTAGAGAGGCGAAGGTCACGCAGCGAACAGGAAGCCAGCGAGGTTAGGGGGGCGGGGCGAGGAGGGAAGCGGGCCGGCACAGTCTCCCCTAGCAACGGACGCAGCAGCTCCTCCCACTCCAGCTCCAGCCGTTCCAGCAGCCGTtcctcctcccattcctcctcctcggccTCCTCACGCTCCTCCTCGCGCTCCTCGTCCCCGCGCAGGAAGAGGAGGCGCAGCAgccgctcctcctcccaccGAGGGAGCCGCCACAGCGGCAGCCGCCATCGCCATGGTGACAAGGcccaggagaggaggcgggaCCGGAGCGAACGCAGCTCCTCAAGGGAGCGCCgggccagcagggggcgcaAGAGCAGGTCTGAGGACCGGGCCAGccgcagcagggagagagacagggggaaggagagggagaaggagagggagcgggagaaggagagagagaaggagagagagagggaaaaggagcgggagagggagaaggagaggaagcgaAGCAGAGAGCGCAGGGACAGCTACAGCAGCAAGCACAAGCAGAAGGCCTCCAgcaaagacagggagaggaggaaagacaggAGCCGCAGCCAGGAcaaggacaagaagaagaaagagaaggagaaggagtctGACAGGAAGAAAGACAAGCAGAAggccagggagaaagagagggacgtagtggtggaggagagcaacGGGAAGTCCAGGAGGCGGAGGGAGAGCGAGCAGGCAGAAGCCCCGAGCGACAGGGCGCCCCGGCAGGAGAGCAGGGCCAGTAAGAAGGGCTCCGCCAAGCCTAGCAAGAGACACTCGGACTCCGAGGCCAGCAGGTCTAGCCCTGAGCTTAGCAAAGAGAAGAAGTCTAGAAAATCCAAACGTAGTCGCTCCAGGTCGACGGAACGTTCTCACAGGTCTGGTAAGAAGGCAAGCCGCAAACACAAGTCTAAGTCACGATCAAG gtccaggTCTCCGTCTCGTCGCCGACGCTGA
- the pnisr gene encoding arginine/serine-rich protein PNISR isoform X2, with amino-acid sequence MISLPRLLDRNHSEHSKMWDQGGQPWPQWPLSQQQWMQTFQHQQDPGQVDWAALAQAWIAQKDSTGPAVDPANLQPNGQEPPGLDPTPPSNHGPFQADPTFGRMWQPEWSMHSQPPPPPPEQAWMPPGTGPMDVVAPSEDSNSQDSLEFSSDGPHGAYPPNSHGYGAQPDCYATAPMAMNQFDYQHGAAGNYGPTPPGFHPPYWQGPPQGRRDRPPGFRDRQRSPIQLPVKQDNAAALDAVKRRTLPAWIREGLEKMDREKQKKLEKDRMEKERAKMAKEEGKTGGPPEEEGDPRIPRKSKFDSDDEEGDEEEAGEVEERGPAKNDARSRSPSPAQEGLSEPEMTDEERDFQLMVLTKTLLTEILLEVTNEEIQHVARDTHRKATKGGLGDYGSEESEDEEPPSARASESSDTDEEELHLRIQEKQDAFRRKERELQAQLERQAQEAAIAREMALDRVSRERAEYVEGQLDSLQKQEVREREAEPALERRRSRSEQEASEVRGAGRGGKRAGTVSPSNGRSSSSHSSSSRSSSRSSSHSSSSASSRSSSRSSSPRRKRRRSSRSSSHRGSRHSGSRHRHGDKAQERRRDRSERSSSRERRASRGRKSRSEDRASRSRERDRGKEREKEREREKEREKEREREKEREREKERKRSRERRDSYSSKHKQKASSKDRERRKDRSRSQDKDKKKKEKEKESDRKKDKQKAREKERDVVVEESNGKSRRRRESEQAEAPSDRAPRQESRASKKGSAKPSKRHSDSEASRSSPELSKEKKSRKSKRSRSRSTERSHRSGKKASRKHKSKSRSRSRSPSRRRR; translated from the exons ATGATATCTCTACCCAGGTTGTTAGATAGGAACCACAGTGAGCACAGCAAGATGTGGGACCAGGGTGGTCAGCCCTGGCCGCAATGGCCGCTGAGCCAGCAGCAGTGGATGCAGACTTTCCAGCACCAGCAGGACCCAG GCCAGGTAGACTGGGCCGCGCTAGCCCAAGCCTGGATCGCCCAGAAGGACTCTACAGGCCCGGCCGTGGACCCGGCAAACCTCCAGCCCAATGGCCAGGAGCCTCCTGGATTGGACCCAACACCCCCCAGCAACCATGGGCCCTTCCAGGCCGACCCTACCTTCGGCCGGATGTGGCAGCCTG aatgGAGCATGCAtagccagcccccccctccacccccagagcAGGCCTGGATGCCCCCAGGGACGGGACCTATGGATGTGGTGGCGCCCTCGGAGGACAGCAACAGCCAGGACAGCCTGGAATTCAGCTCCGACGGTCCCCACGGGGCCTACCCCCCGAACAGCCATGGGTATGGGGCTCAGCCCGACTGCTACGCCACGGCCCCCATGGCCATGAACCAGTTTGATTATCAG catgGAGCAGCGGGCAACTATGGCCCCACCCCGCCAGGCTTCCACCCCCCCTACTGGCAGGGCCCCCCCCAGGGCAGGCGAGACAGACCCCCGGGCTTCAGGGACCGCCAGAGGTCCCCCATCCAGCTGCCTGTTAAGCAGGACAATGCTGCTGCTCTGG ACGCGGTGAAGAGGCGCACGTTGCCGGCGTGGATCCGCGAGGGCCTGGAGAAGATGGACCGGGAGAAGCAGAAGAAGCTGGAGAAGGATcgcatggagaaggagagggccaAGATGgccaaggaggaggggaagacaggCGGGCcgccggaggaggagggagaccccCGCATCCCCCGCAAGAGCAAATTC GACAGCGACGATGAGGAGGGCGACGAGGAAGAGGCCGGGGAGGTCGAGGAGAGAGGCCCCGCAAAGAACGATGCGAGGAGCCgtagcccctcccctgcccaggAAGGCCTCAGCGAACCAGAGATGACCGATGAAGAGCGAGACTTCCAATTG ATGGTCCTGACCAAGACCCTGCTGACGGAGATCCTGCTGGAGGTCACCAACGAGGAGATCCAGCACGTGGCCAGAGACACGCACCGCAAAGCCACCAAAG GCGGACTGGGGGACTACGGctcggaggagagcgaggacgaGGAGCCGCCCAGCGCCCGGGCCTCCGAGTCGTCGGACACGGACGAGGAGGAGCTGCACCTGCgcatccaggagaagcaggacgcCTTCCGCCGCAAGGAGAGGGAGCTGCAGGCCCAGCTGGAGAGGCAGGCGCAGGAGGCCGCCATAGCCCGGG AAATGGCTTTGGACAgagtgagcagagagagggctgagtATGTGGAGGGCCAGCTAGACAGTCTGCAAAAACAGGaagtcagggagagggaggcggagcCCGCGCTAGAGAGGCGAAGGTCACGCAGCGAACAGGAAGCCAGCGAGGTTAGGGGGGCGGGGCGAGGAGGGAAGCGGGCCGGCACAGTCTCCCCTAGCAACGGACGCAGCAGCTCCTCCCACTCCAGCTCCAGCCGTTCCAGCAGCCGTtcctcctcccattcctcctcctcggccTCCTCACGCTCCTCCTCGCGCTCCTCGTCCCCGCGCAGGAAGAGGAGGCGCAGCAgccgctcctcctcccaccGAGGGAGCCGCCACAGCGGCAGCCGCCATCGCCATGGTGACAAGGcccaggagaggaggcgggaCCGGAGCGAACGCAGCTCCTCAAGGGAGCGCCgggccagcagggggcgcaAGAGCAGGTCTGAGGACCGGGCCAGccgcagcagggagagagacagggggaaggagagggagaaggagagggagcgggagaaggagagagagaaggagagagagagggaaaaggagcgggagagggagaaggagaggaagcgaAGCAGAGAGCGCAGGGACAGCTACAGCAGCAAGCACAAGCAGAAGGCCTCCAgcaaagacagggagaggaggaaagacaggAGCCGCAGCCAGGAcaaggacaagaagaagaaagagaaggagaaggagtctGACAGGAAGAAAGACAAGCAGAAggccagggagaaagagagggacgtagtggtggaggagagcaacGGGAAGTCCAGGAGGCGGAGGGAGAGCGAGCAGGCAGAAGCCCCGAGCGACAGGGCGCCCCGGCAGGAGAGCAGGGCCAGTAAGAAGGGCTCCGCCAAGCCTAGCAAGAGACACTCGGACTCCGAGGCCAGCAGGTCTAGCCCTGAGCTTAGCAAAGAGAAGAAGTCTAGAAAATCCAAACGTAGTCGCTCCAGGTCGACGGAACGTTCTCACAGGTCTGGTAAGAAGGCAAGCCGCAAACACAAGTCTAAGTCACGATCAAG gtccaggTCTCCGTCTCGTCGCCGACGCTGA
- the pnisr gene encoding arginine/serine-rich protein PNISR isoform X3, with product MWDQGGQPWPQWPLSQQQWMQTFQHQQDPGQVDWAALAQAWIAQKDSTGPAVDPANLQPNGQEPPGLDPTPPSNHGPFQADPTFGRMWQPEWSMHSQPPPPPPEQAWMPPGTGPMDVVAPSEDSNSQDSLEFSSDGPHGAYPPNSHGYGAQPDCYATAPMAMNQFDYQHGAAGNYGPTPPGFHPPYWQGPPQGRRDRPPGFRDRQRSPIQLPVKQDNAAALDAVKRRTLPAWIREGLEKMDREKQKKLEKDRMEKERAKMAKEEGKTGGPPEEEGDPRIPRKSKFDSDDEEGDEEEAGEVEERGPAKNDARSRSPSPAQEGLSEPEMTDEERDFQLMVLTKTLLTEILLEVTNEEIQHVARDTHRKATKAPAKQLAQSSALASLTGLSGLGDYGSEESEDEEPPSARASESSDTDEEELHLRIQEKQDAFRRKERELQAQLERQAQEAAIAREMALDRVSRERAEYVEGQLDSLQKQEVREREAEPALERRRSRSEQEASEVRGAGRGGKRAGTVSPSNGRSSSSHSSSSRSSSRSSSHSSSSASSRSSSRSSSPRRKRRRSSRSSSHRGSRHSGSRHRHGDKAQERRRDRSERSSSRERRASRGRKSRSEDRASRSRERDRGKEREKEREREKEREKEREREKEREREKERKRSRERRDSYSSKHKQKASSKDRERRKDRSRSQDKDKKKKEKEKESDRKKDKQKAREKERDVVVEESNGKSRRRRESEQAEAPSDRAPRQESRASKKGSAKPSKRHSDSEASRSSPELSKEKKSRKSKRSRSRSTERSHRSGKKASRKHKSKSRSRSRSPSRRRR from the exons ATGTGGGACCAGGGTGGTCAGCCCTGGCCGCAATGGCCGCTGAGCCAGCAGCAGTGGATGCAGACTTTCCAGCACCAGCAGGACCCAG GCCAGGTAGACTGGGCCGCGCTAGCCCAAGCCTGGATCGCCCAGAAGGACTCTACAGGCCCGGCCGTGGACCCGGCAAACCTCCAGCCCAATGGCCAGGAGCCTCCTGGATTGGACCCAACACCCCCCAGCAACCATGGGCCCTTCCAGGCCGACCCTACCTTCGGCCGGATGTGGCAGCCTG aatgGAGCATGCAtagccagcccccccctccacccccagagcAGGCCTGGATGCCCCCAGGGACGGGACCTATGGATGTGGTGGCGCCCTCGGAGGACAGCAACAGCCAGGACAGCCTGGAATTCAGCTCCGACGGTCCCCACGGGGCCTACCCCCCGAACAGCCATGGGTATGGGGCTCAGCCCGACTGCTACGCCACGGCCCCCATGGCCATGAACCAGTTTGATTATCAG catgGAGCAGCGGGCAACTATGGCCCCACCCCGCCAGGCTTCCACCCCCCCTACTGGCAGGGCCCCCCCCAGGGCAGGCGAGACAGACCCCCGGGCTTCAGGGACCGCCAGAGGTCCCCCATCCAGCTGCCTGTTAAGCAGGACAATGCTGCTGCTCTGG ACGCGGTGAAGAGGCGCACGTTGCCGGCGTGGATCCGCGAGGGCCTGGAGAAGATGGACCGGGAGAAGCAGAAGAAGCTGGAGAAGGATcgcatggagaaggagagggccaAGATGgccaaggaggaggggaagacaggCGGGCcgccggaggaggagggagaccccCGCATCCCCCGCAAGAGCAAATTC GACAGCGACGATGAGGAGGGCGACGAGGAAGAGGCCGGGGAGGTCGAGGAGAGAGGCCCCGCAAAGAACGATGCGAGGAGCCgtagcccctcccctgcccaggAAGGCCTCAGCGAACCAGAGATGACCGATGAAGAGCGAGACTTCCAATTG ATGGTCCTGACCAAGACCCTGCTGACGGAGATCCTGCTGGAGGTCACCAACGAGGAGATCCAGCACGTGGCCAGAGACACGCACCGCAAAGCCACCAAAG CTCCTGCCAAACAGCTGGCACAGTCAAGCGCACTGGCTTCTCTGACTGGCCTGA GCGGACTGGGGGACTACGGctcggaggagagcgaggacgaGGAGCCGCCCAGCGCCCGGGCCTCCGAGTCGTCGGACACGGACGAGGAGGAGCTGCACCTGCgcatccaggagaagcaggacgcCTTCCGCCGCAAGGAGAGGGAGCTGCAGGCCCAGCTGGAGAGGCAGGCGCAGGAGGCCGCCATAGCCCGGG AAATGGCTTTGGACAgagtgagcagagagagggctgagtATGTGGAGGGCCAGCTAGACAGTCTGCAAAAACAGGaagtcagggagagggaggcggagcCCGCGCTAGAGAGGCGAAGGTCACGCAGCGAACAGGAAGCCAGCGAGGTTAGGGGGGCGGGGCGAGGAGGGAAGCGGGCCGGCACAGTCTCCCCTAGCAACGGACGCAGCAGCTCCTCCCACTCCAGCTCCAGCCGTTCCAGCAGCCGTtcctcctcccattcctcctcctcggccTCCTCACGCTCCTCCTCGCGCTCCTCGTCCCCGCGCAGGAAGAGGAGGCGCAGCAgccgctcctcctcccaccGAGGGAGCCGCCACAGCGGCAGCCGCCATCGCCATGGTGACAAGGcccaggagaggaggcgggaCCGGAGCGAACGCAGCTCCTCAAGGGAGCGCCgggccagcagggggcgcaAGAGCAGGTCTGAGGACCGGGCCAGccgcagcagggagagagacagggggaaggagagggagaaggagagggagcgggagaaggagagagagaaggagagagagagggaaaaggagcgggagagggagaaggagaggaagcgaAGCAGAGAGCGCAGGGACAGCTACAGCAGCAAGCACAAGCAGAAGGCCTCCAgcaaagacagggagaggaggaaagacaggAGCCGCAGCCAGGAcaaggacaagaagaagaaagagaaggagaaggagtctGACAGGAAGAAAGACAAGCAGAAggccagggagaaagagagggacgtagtggtggaggagagcaacGGGAAGTCCAGGAGGCGGAGGGAGAGCGAGCAGGCAGAAGCCCCGAGCGACAGGGCGCCCCGGCAGGAGAGCAGGGCCAGTAAGAAGGGCTCCGCCAAGCCTAGCAAGAGACACTCGGACTCCGAGGCCAGCAGGTCTAGCCCTGAGCTTAGCAAAGAGAAGAAGTCTAGAAAATCCAAACGTAGTCGCTCCAGGTCGACGGAACGTTCTCACAGGTCTGGTAAGAAGGCAAGCCGCAAACACAAGTCTAAGTCACGATCAAG gtccaggTCTCCGTCTCGTCGCCGACGCTGA